Proteins co-encoded in one Neofelis nebulosa isolate mNeoNeb1 chromosome 2, mNeoNeb1.pri, whole genome shotgun sequence genomic window:
- the LOC131504775 gene encoding cytochrome P450 4B1 isoform X3, which produces MKSLGVLQIQKTGSLDKVVSWAHQFPYAHPLWLGQFLGFLNIYEPDYAKAVYSRGDPKAADVYDFFLQWIGKGLLVLHGPKWYEHRKLLTPGFHYDVLKPYVAVFNNSTHAMLDKWEEKAREDKSFDIFCDVGHMALDSLMKCTFGKGNSGLSHRDNSYYLAVSDLTLLMQQRIESFQYHNDFIYWLTPHGRRFLRACQAAHDHTDQVIRERKAALQDEKEQEKIQNRRHLDFLDILLGAQDESGIKLSDAELRAEVDTFMFEGHDTTTSGISWFLYCMALYPEHQSRCREEVCEILGDRDSFQWDDLGKMTYLTMCIKESLRLYPPVPQVYRQLSKPVNFVDGRSLPAGSLISLHIYALHRNSSVWPDSEVFDPLRFTPENVATRHPFAFMPFSAGPRNCIGQQFAMNEMKVVTALCLLRFEFALDPLQPPIKMPQLILRSKNGIHLRLKPLHLGSGK; this is translated from the exons ATCCAGAAGACAGGGAGCCTGGACAAGGTGGTGTCCTGGGCCCACCAGTTCCCTTATGCCCACCCACTCTGGCTTGGACAGTTCCTTGGCTTCCTGAACATCTATGAGCCTGATTATGCCAAGGCTGTGTATAGCCGAGGAG ATCCCAAGGCTGCGGACGTGTATGATTTCTTCCTCCAGTGGATTG GGAAAGGCCTGCTGGTCCTCCATGGGCCCAAGTGGTATGAGCACCGCAAGCTGCTCACACCTGGCTTCCACTATGACGTGCTGAAACCCTATGTGGCTGTGTTCAACAACTCCACACACGCCATGCTG GACAAGTGGGAAGAAAAGGCTCGTGAGGATAAGAGCTTTGACATCTTCTGTGATGTGGGCCACATGGCGCTGGACTCACTCATGAAGTGCACCTTTGGCAAAGGAAACAGCGGTCTCAGTCACAG GGACAATAGCTACTACCTGGCGGTCAGCGACCTCACTCTGCTGATGCAGCAGCGCATCGAGTCCTTCCAGTACCATAATGACTTCATCTACTGGCTCACCCCACATGGCCGACGCTTCCTACGGGCCTGCCAGGCAGCCCACGACCACACAG ACCAGGTCATCAGGGAACGAAAGGCAGCCCTGCAGGatgagaaagagcaggagaagaTCCAGAACCGGAGGCACCTGGACTTCCTAGATATTCTTCTGGGGGCTCAG GATGAAAGTGGGATCAAGTTGTCCGACGCAGAACTGCGGGCTGAAGTGGACACATTCATGTTTGAAGGCCATGACACCACCACCAGTGGCATCTCCTGGTTTCTCTACTGCATGGCCCTGTACCCGGAGCACCAGAGTCGTTGTCGGGAGGAGGTCTGCGAGATCCTTGGGGACCGGGACTCCTTCCAGTG GGATGATCTGGGAAAGATGACCTACTTGACCATGTGCATCAAGGAGAGCCTTCGCCTCTACCCACCTGTGCCCCAGGTGTACCGCCAGCTCAGCAAGCCTGTCAACTTTGTGGATGGCCGCTCTCTACCTGCAG GCAGCCTGATCTCTCTGCACATCTATGCCCTCCACAGGAACAGCTCAGTGTGGCCTGACTCTGAG GTCTTTGACCCTCTGCGCTTTACTCCTGAGAATGTGGCCACACGCCACCCCTTTGCTTTCATGCCCTTCTCTGCTGGGCCCAG GAACTGCATCGGGCAGCAGTTTGCCATGAATGAGATGAAGGTGGTCACGGCCCTCTGCTTGCTCCGCTTTGAGTTCGCCCTGGACCCCTTGCAGCCCCCCATCAAGATGCCCCAGCTAATTCTGCGCTCCAAGAATGGAATCCACCTCCGCCTGAAGCCTCTGCACCTGGGCTCTGGGAAGTAG